In Spirosoma agri, one DNA window encodes the following:
- a CDS encoding DUF3859 domain-containing protein codes for MKSVTNFRLSPTGYYFGADDLIFSEKVDRVKLKRGLVFGIAYSLKSNQDAFLCRIIHPMLVNPTTGKAYKETIEEKYRSTNGLNFDYYRTEHTWEMIAGEWVFQIEQSGKVLLEKSFELYGSLLL; via the coding sequence ATGAAGTCTGTTACTAATTTCCGCCTTAGCCCGACCGGCTATTATTTCGGAGCGGACGATTTAATTTTTAGTGAGAAAGTCGATAGAGTGAAGTTAAAAAGGGGTTTGGTTTTTGGCATTGCCTATAGCTTAAAGAGTAACCAAGATGCTTTTTTGTGCCGTATTATACACCCTATGCTCGTAAATCCAACTACAGGAAAGGCATATAAAGAGACGATTGAAGAAAAGTATAGGTCAACCAATGGACTAAACTTTGATTACTATCGAACTGAACATACCTGGGAAATGATAGCCGGAGAATGGGTCTTCCAAATCGAACAATCCGGTAAAGTCTTGCTTGAAAAGTCGTTTGAATTATATGGTTCGCTACTGCTTTGA
- a CDS encoding transposase produces the protein MKTRRQYDDKFKTMAVELSVAKGSLKATAEELGITPHILTRWRRERLTPTGTTISTHPQVSQEQQEILRLKKQLKQAELDRIAEATRYPKKGGQHLLQERPRGGPWEIFGFIKVNLLAFTGQLFLGFFVQ, from the coding sequence ATGAAAACCAGGAGGCAGTACGACGATAAATTTAAAACGATGGCCGTCGAGCTGTCGGTGGCCAAAGGCTCTTTAAAAGCGACCGCTGAAGAGTTAGGCATTACCCCGCACATTCTGACCCGATGGCGTCGAGAGCGATTAACTCCTACCGGCACCACAATCAGTACGCACCCTCAAGTCAGCCAAGAACAGCAGGAAATTTTGCGCCTGAAAAAACAACTCAAGCAAGCCGAGTTAGATCGGATCGCCGAAGCGACGCGATATCCTAAAAAAGGCGGTCAGCATCTTCTCCAAGAACGACCGCGCGGCGGACCGTGGGAAATATTTGGATTCATAAAAGTGAACTTGCTAGCTTTCACTGGACAACTATTTCTTGGCTTTTTTGTCCAGTGA